Proteins encoded in a region of the Leifsonia sp. PS1209 genome:
- a CDS encoding helix-hairpin-helix domain-containing protein — MTVVVSAFGQQGSTTTVDAPAPSPSSAGDPSPTPGRELLVHVLGAVANPGLVTLAAGGRVLDAVAAAGGLTEDADLSTVNLARPVTDGEQLAVPRAGEPLPPPPAAGSGAAASGSSASTVNLNTATQSDLETLPRIGPALASRILDWRTANGRFTSPADLLAITGIGQKLFDGLKDRVTV, encoded by the coding sequence GTGACGGTCGTCGTGTCGGCGTTCGGCCAGCAGGGCTCCACGACCACGGTCGATGCGCCTGCACCGTCTCCGTCGAGTGCTGGTGACCCTTCGCCCACGCCGGGCAGGGAACTGCTGGTGCACGTGCTCGGAGCCGTCGCCAACCCGGGGCTGGTCACCCTCGCAGCGGGAGGGCGCGTGCTCGACGCGGTCGCCGCGGCGGGCGGGCTCACCGAGGATGCCGATCTCAGCACCGTCAACCTCGCCCGCCCTGTCACCGACGGCGAGCAGCTCGCGGTCCCGCGCGCCGGAGAGCCGCTTCCTCCGCCGCCCGCTGCCGGTTCGGGTGCTGCCGCGTCTGGCTCTTCCGCGTCCACGGTGAATCTCAACACCGCCACGCAGTCCGACCTCGAGACTCTCCCGCGTATCGGCCCCGCCCTCGCCTCCCGCATCCTCGACTGGCGTACCGCGAACGGCCGCTTCACCTCGCCCGCCGACCTCCTCGCCATCACCGGCATCGGCCAGAAACTCTTCGACGGCCTCAAAGACCGGGTGACCGTATGA
- the holA gene encoding DNA polymerase III subunit delta codes for MSGPEGFLADRSIRMLRDALKAEDASLEISDINAADYAPGELLTLASPSLFGEPRLIRVEAVEKCNDAFLSDMLDYLPSTADGTVVVLRHGGGVRGKKLLDAIRAGGGGGIEVVCTELKKDSDKYDFAQAEFRNAGKKITAGALRAVTSAFADDLAELAAACQQLISDTAAEVTEATVDKYYGGRVETNAFHVADAAIAGRYGEALVTMRHALASGADPVPMVAAFASKVRTMAKLSGARGGSGQLAQQFGLAPWQVDRAKRDLQGWTEDGLGRCIEVLAETDANVKGGGRDPVFALERMIRIVSARGRGA; via the coding sequence GTGTCCGGTCCGGAGGGGTTCCTCGCCGACCGGTCCATCCGGATGCTGCGCGACGCTCTCAAGGCCGAGGACGCGAGTCTCGAGATCAGCGACATCAACGCGGCGGACTACGCGCCGGGGGAGTTGCTTACTCTTGCGAGCCCCTCCCTGTTCGGTGAGCCCCGACTGATCAGGGTCGAGGCGGTCGAGAAGTGCAACGACGCGTTCCTCAGCGACATGCTCGACTACCTGCCGAGCACCGCGGACGGCACGGTCGTGGTTCTCCGCCACGGTGGCGGCGTGCGCGGCAAGAAGCTGCTCGACGCCATCCGGGCCGGAGGCGGAGGAGGCATAGAGGTGGTCTGCACCGAGCTGAAGAAGGACTCTGACAAGTACGACTTCGCCCAGGCCGAGTTCCGGAACGCCGGCAAGAAGATCACGGCAGGAGCGTTGCGCGCGGTGACGTCCGCGTTCGCCGACGACCTGGCCGAACTGGCCGCCGCGTGCCAGCAACTCATCTCCGACACCGCCGCCGAGGTCACCGAGGCGACGGTCGACAAGTATTACGGCGGCCGCGTCGAGACGAACGCCTTCCACGTCGCAGATGCTGCAATCGCCGGACGCTACGGAGAGGCCCTGGTCACGATGCGGCACGCCCTCGCGTCCGGCGCCGACCCCGTACCGATGGTGGCGGCGTTCGCGAGCAAGGTCCGCACGATGGCGAAGCTGTCCGGCGCACGCGGAGGCTCCGGCCAGCTCGCGCAGCAGTTCGGCCTCGCCCCCTGGCAGGTCGACCGCGCCAAACGCGACCTCCAGGGCTGGACGGAAGACGGCCTCGGCCGCTGCATCGAGGTCCTCGCCGAAACCGACGCCAATGTCAAGGGCGGCGGCCGCGACCCGGTCTTCGCCCTCGAACGCATGATCCGCATCGTCAGCGCCCGCGGCCGCGGCGCCTGA
- the rpsT gene encoding 30S ribosomal protein S20 produces the protein MANIKSQIKRIGTNKKAQERNKAVKSEVKTAVRATREAVAAGDKDKATSALKLATKKLDKAASKGVIHKNQAANKKSAIAKQVAAL, from the coding sequence GTGGCAAACATCAAGTCGCAGATCAAGCGCATCGGCACCAACAAGAAGGCCCAGGAGCGAAACAAGGCTGTCAAGAGCGAGGTCAAGACCGCGGTCCGCGCGACCCGCGAGGCCGTTGCAGCCGGCGACAAGGACAAGGCGACTTCGGCGCTGAAGCTCGCTACGAAGAAGCTCGACAAGGCGGCCAGCAAGGGCGTCATCCACAAGAACCAGGCCGCCAACAAGAAGTCGGCGATCGCCAAGCAGGTCGCAGCCCTCTAA